The following coding sequences are from one Carcharodon carcharias isolate sCarCar2 chromosome 11, sCarCar2.pri, whole genome shotgun sequence window:
- the LOC121284252 gene encoding arachidonate 5-lipoxygenase-activating protein, whose translation MDIDILDNVIFLGTVTVLSALQNVFFAYRVQNESLQKRSGQTAFDRVNVANHNCIEVYPTFLVLLWTAGLFCSQAPAAFAGLLYLVVRHKYFVGYLGQSSQSLPGFFFGKRLMAFLFIMSTAGIVNYATNYFFGINFLHYIQTVTKASAALLLIP comes from the exons ATGGACATTGATATTCTGGACAATGTGATCTTTCTGGGCACTgtcactgtgctcagtgctcTTCAGAATG TATTCTTTGCGTACAGAGTGCAGAATGAATCCCTCCAAAAGCGTTCGGGACAAACAGCTTTCGACCGGGTCAATGTAGCAAA TCATAACTGCATTGAGGTTTATCCCACATTTCTTGTTTTGCTGTGGACTGCTGGACTTTTCTGTAGTCAAG CTCCTGCAGCCTTCGCTGGGTTGTTGTATTTGGTTGTGAGGCACAAATACTTTGTGGGTTATTTGGGACAAAGCAGTCAAAG CCTTCCCGGTTTCTTTTTTGGAAAACGTTTAATGGCATTCTTGTTCATCATGTCGACTGCTGGAATTGTCAACTATGCAACAAACTACTTCTTTGGAATCAACTTTCTGCATTACATTCAAACAGTCACGAAAGCGTCTGCTGCTTTGCTTCTTATTCCCTAA